The stretch of DNA CAAGCTTAGCATTACAGTAGGCCGCCAAGCTGTCGTTGTCTACACAGGCGGCGCTGAAGTACTTGATCGCAAGGTCATAATTCCCATCCCGCATACCACGCTCGGCAAGTTGAGAGAAACACTGTGCCCGAAGCAATCGAACTGTGTTCTGTTGAGTGGGATCAGCTTCCAATGCTTCGGTGTATGCGCCAATCGCTCCTTCAAGGTCATTGTTGAGGCGAAGTGAATCAGCTATTTCAAGCGACGCCTTCGCAATCATGGGCTTGACCTTACCGGAGAGAGACGTATCAAGTTCGACAGCACCTCGCAGCTTTTCCAGAGCACCCGTCCATTGCTTTGCTTTCAGCAGGGACGTTCCCTCGCTTTGTAGACGAATTGCCAGCGCCCGCCTTTCCTTCCTATCCTTCTCCTCGGCAGCAATTCGTTCACGCTTGATTTTCGACGCTCCTGGAGTATCGCCGAGGGAGTAGTCAGCACCTAATATCCACACAACCACATTTGCAGCATCTTTCGGCACTGAGGGGAAAAGAACTTCCCATCTCTGCCCGGACGAAGAACCAGTCGTCGGTAACTCGTACATCGGAATGTCCATCGGGATACTCCCGCCGAAGATCGTCTCGACGGTTATCGAAGTGGGCATGCGGCGAGTCTCCCGCCCGCTCGAAACATCGGTGTATGAAAGTGAGAACTCACACCGTTCCTCAAATCCTGGGTACATCCCTGTTTCGCCGTAGTAAGCGCCTACATATCGTGTCGCACCGAAGTTCTGCACGAAAACAATCGCCTTCACGCGGTTGTTGGCTA from bacterium encodes:
- a CDS encoding tetratricopeptide repeat protein, which produces MILLVALGDSTWGQDIYVTFEEVRFIANNRVKAIVFVQNFGATRYVGAYYGETGMYPGFEERCEFSLSYTDVSSGRETRRMPTSITVETIFGGSIPMDIPMYELPTTGSSSGQRWEVLFPSVPKDAANVVVWILGADYSLGDTPGASKIKRERIAAEEKDRKERRALAIRLQSEGTSLLKAKQWTGALEKLRGAVELDTSLSGKVKPMIAKASLEIADSLRLNNDLEGAIGAYTEALEADPTQQNTVRLLRAQCFSQLAERGMRDGNYDLAIKYFSAACVDNDSLAAYCNAKLVECRHHKAQELHDSGMVAFHEGDFQCAISSLKSAADQDPTFEPVVVDRVTDCWFQLGEREIQRRNYRAARMNFLQAGQVSSIGVERVDRRFRQLRRSPGVTAAFSLLPGGGQLVNEQPGKAKLHFAAFAVLAGISILELSVADHQYEKYRKATDTKSARELYQKTERAWTACLVGSSAAALVVSFSMWDAYRSAKRFNKYFELP